In Halobaculum halobium, a genomic segment contains:
- a CDS encoding DUF1641 domain-containing protein, producing MSALDGGDGGTDADAESLPPEVREAIADNPETVAALLEQSGQLSTLLDALALIEDSLDDEMVESLAGDATTLGLAATELADNGTVELGAAVGENGDELAAAVRRVAVLQRTGTLDRLTEVADAVALLTDAMDDEMIETVAATGTSLGELADTATDDEVNRGIVRMLEGVGAAGSAEAEPVGPISLLGALRDPEVKAGMGYLVAVARGIGAAGPEPDGSNDD from the coding sequence ATGAGCGCGCTCGACGGCGGCGACGGCGGCACGGACGCCGACGCGGAGTCGCTCCCGCCGGAGGTCCGTGAGGCGATCGCGGACAATCCCGAGACCGTCGCTGCCCTGCTGGAGCAGTCGGGGCAGCTGTCAACGCTGCTCGACGCGCTCGCGCTCATCGAGGACAGCCTCGACGATGAGATGGTCGAATCGCTCGCCGGCGACGCGACGACGCTCGGACTGGCGGCGACCGAACTCGCCGACAACGGGACGGTCGAACTCGGCGCGGCCGTCGGAGAAAACGGCGACGAACTCGCCGCGGCCGTCCGCCGCGTCGCGGTGCTCCAGCGGACCGGGACGCTCGACCGACTCACGGAAGTCGCCGACGCGGTCGCGCTGTTGACGGACGCGATGGACGACGAGATGATCGAGACGGTCGCGGCGACCGGCACCTCGCTGGGCGAACTCGCCGACACGGCGACCGACGACGAGGTCAACCGGGGCATCGTTCGGATGCTGGAGGGCGTCGGCGCGGCCGGATCGGCGGAGGCCGAGCCGGTCGGCCCCATCAGCTTGCTCGGCGCCTTGCGCGACCCGGAGGTGAAAGCCGGGATGGGGTATCTCGTCGCGGTCGCCCGCGGCATCGGCGCTGCAGGTCCCGAACCCGACGGATCGAACGACGACTGA
- a CDS encoding NAD(P)/FAD-dependent oxidoreductase, whose product MTERVVIVGGGTAGSVLANNLADEVAAEIDAGDVEVVLVNDREEHVYKPTWLYVPFGEKTPEDAKRPLDDLIDRRVDLLIDRVSAVDTDAETVSFEGSRSDLAYDHLVLAMGAQVTPEETPGLAEGGHHFYGPEATEELRQELAEFTEGHLVMSVVGVPHMCPVAPLEFPLIADTWLRERDLREDVDITYTYPINRAHGIQSVADWVGPLMEERDINVETFFNPERVDPDEQVVHTVEGRELSYDLLVTIPPHDGSDIVRDAGLGDDGWVDVDPATLEATHAENVYALGDIADLPTSKAGSAAHYAATSLADRLASVVRGHRPTAEYDGKTVCFIESGEDEATYISFDYDEEPTPKQPSKLIHWSKLGYNQSYWLTARGVL is encoded by the coding sequence ATGACTGAGCGCGTCGTCATCGTCGGTGGCGGGACCGCCGGGTCGGTGCTCGCGAACAACCTCGCTGACGAGGTCGCCGCGGAGATCGACGCGGGCGACGTCGAGGTTGTCCTCGTCAACGATCGCGAGGAGCACGTGTACAAGCCGACCTGGCTGTACGTCCCCTTCGGAGAGAAGACGCCCGAGGACGCGAAACGACCACTCGACGACCTGATCGACCGGCGGGTGGATCTGCTGATCGACCGGGTCAGCGCCGTCGACACCGACGCCGAGACGGTGTCGTTCGAAGGGAGCCGCAGCGATCTGGCGTACGATCACCTCGTGCTCGCGATGGGCGCGCAGGTAACGCCCGAGGAAACGCCAGGGCTGGCGGAGGGCGGCCACCACTTCTACGGGCCCGAGGCGACCGAGGAGCTCCGCCAAGAACTCGCGGAGTTCACCGAGGGGCATCTCGTGATGTCGGTCGTCGGCGTGCCGCACATGTGTCCGGTTGCGCCGCTGGAGTTCCCGCTCATCGCGGATACCTGGCTCCGCGAGCGGGACCTGCGCGAGGACGTCGACATCACGTACACCTATCCGATCAATCGCGCTCACGGGATCCAGTCGGTCGCCGACTGGGTCGGGCCGCTGATGGAAGAACGCGATATCAACGTGGAGACGTTCTTCAACCCCGAGCGGGTCGATCCCGACGAGCAGGTCGTCCACACCGTCGAGGGGCGAGAGCTGTCGTACGACCTGCTGGTGACGATCCCGCCACACGACGGCAGCGACATCGTCCGGGACGCCGGGCTCGGCGACGACGGCTGGGTCGACGTCGACCCGGCGACGCTGGAGGCGACACACGCCGAGAACGTGTACGCGCTCGGCGACATCGCGGACCTGCCGACGAGCAAGGCCGGCAGCGCGGCCCACTACGCGGCCACGTCGCTGGCCGACCGGCTGGCCAGCGTCGTCCGCGGTCACCGCCCGACCGCCGAGTACGACGGGAAGACCGTCTGCTTCATCGAGAGCGGCGAGGACGAGGCGACGTACATCTCCTTCGACTACGACGAGGAGCCGACGCCGAAGCAGCCCTCGAAACTGATCCACTGGTCGAAACTCGGGTACAACCAGTCGTACTGGCTGACCGCTCGAGGGGTGTTGTGA
- a CDS encoding sulfurtransferase: protein MTAENPPDDANRTRTDASAETQYPVDVLVSPDWVDARLGQFAAADSDMRLLEVDVNTAFYETGHAPGAVDVDWRTDLRSADSHDILGPREMESFLGSCGITADTTVVVYGDNSNWFATHFYWQLTYYGHPDVRIMDGGREYWTDYDYPITTEQVSPPTVEYGGTLDPPARPAVRAYREDVREALNTHPETVFIDVRLPEEFRGDITKPPGIDEGALRGGHIPGATNVFWAENVRPDGRFKSPDDLRAVYESRGIDPDDTVIVYCRIGERSSVTWFVLEELLGYEHVRNYDGSWTEWGNLIGVPIEVGE, encoded by the coding sequence ATGACCGCCGAGAACCCACCAGACGACGCCAATCGAACGCGAACCGACGCATCGGCAGAGACACAGTATCCAGTAGACGTACTGGTCAGCCCTGATTGGGTTGACGCCCGACTGGGCCAGTTCGCCGCCGCCGACTCCGACATGCGGCTGCTTGAAGTCGACGTTAACACGGCGTTTTACGAGACCGGGCACGCGCCGGGCGCCGTGGACGTCGATTGGCGGACCGACCTTCGATCGGCCGATTCCCACGATATCCTTGGACCTCGTGAAATGGAGTCGTTCCTCGGATCGTGTGGGATCACCGCGGACACGACCGTCGTGGTCTACGGCGACAATTCGAACTGGTTTGCGACGCACTTCTACTGGCAGCTCACCTACTACGGTCACCCCGACGTCCGGATTATGGATGGCGGCCGTGAGTACTGGACTGACTACGACTACCCAATCACGACCGAACAGGTTTCCCCTCCGACTGTGGAGTACGGAGGCACGCTCGATCCCCCAGCCAGGCCTGCGGTGCGAGCATATCGCGAGGACGTACGCGAGGCGCTCAACACTCATCCAGAGACGGTGTTTATCGACGTCCGCCTCCCGGAGGAGTTCCGCGGCGACATCACGAAGCCGCCGGGGATTGATGAGGGTGCACTGCGCGGCGGCCACATCCCGGGGGCGACGAACGTCTTCTGGGCGGAGAACGTCCGCCCGGACGGCAGGTTCAAATCGCCGGACGATCTCCGAGCGGTGTACGAGTCACGCGGGATCGATCCCGACGACACCGTGATCGTCTACTGCCGGATCGGTGAGCGCTCGTCGGTCACCTGGTTCGTGCTCGAAGAGTTGCTCGGGTACGAACACGTACGCAACTACGACGGGTCCTGGACTGAATGGGGTAATTTGATCGGGGTTCCGATCGAAGTCGGAGAGTGA
- a CDS encoding NAD(P)/FAD-dependent oxidoreductase, with product MTATRPNVLILGGGAGGTMTANALRRRIDADVTVIDKSRTHSYQPAYYLIPFDYMDLDEQQRNTRDLLHKEVEFVHDEVVGIDPDEQTVAGEADSYEYDILISAVGNNRRPDAIPGMLEGWNRTDSVYPFYHASAARALGDAVDEFDGGRFLVTVPDTPIKCGGAPLKLTMLMEEYLRKRGVREDAEIVMTKPGSEVFGTGPKAPYQERIEEIWEDRDITFVPDFTVSEVDYENQTVHSEEGDSLEYDLYAPVPPQYGHEFVVENSPLTDGGEYVSVDDNTLQHETYSNVFALGDNADVPTSRTASAARKQSHVVVDNVERFLEDRPLAPEYDGYTACPILTEKGKAMIAEFDYEDSISAPVVSRLNWILDINVIPSLDWNVWMRGYDPVP from the coding sequence ATGACAGCAACACGACCGAACGTCCTCATCCTCGGCGGCGGCGCCGGGGGGACGATGACAGCGAACGCGCTCCGTCGGCGCATCGACGCCGACGTGACCGTGATCGACAAGAGCCGGACGCACAGCTACCAGCCCGCGTACTACCTGATCCCGTTCGACTACATGGACCTCGACGAGCAGCAGCGAAACACGCGTGACCTCCTCCACAAGGAGGTCGAGTTCGTCCATGACGAGGTTGTCGGGATCGACCCGGACGAACAGACCGTCGCAGGAGAAGCGGACTCTTACGAGTACGACATCCTCATTTCCGCGGTCGGGAACAACCGCCGACCGGACGCGATCCCGGGGATGCTCGAAGGCTGGAACCGGACGGACTCGGTGTACCCGTTCTATCACGCCTCTGCCGCACGAGCGTTGGGCGACGCTGTCGACGAGTTCGACGGCGGGCGCTTCCTCGTGACGGTTCCGGACACGCCGATCAAGTGCGGCGGCGCACCGCTGAAGCTCACGATGCTGATGGAGGAGTACCTCCGGAAGCGCGGCGTTCGCGAGGACGCCGAGATCGTGATGACCAAACCGGGATCCGAGGTGTTCGGAACCGGACCGAAGGCACCGTACCAGGAACGGATCGAAGAGATCTGGGAGGACCGCGACATCACGTTCGTGCCCGACTTCACCGTCTCCGAGGTCGACTACGAGAACCAGACGGTCCACTCGGAGGAGGGCGACTCACTCGAGTACGACCTGTACGCGCCGGTTCCACCCCAGTACGGCCACGAGTTCGTCGTCGAAAACTCGCCGCTGACCGACGGTGGCGAGTACGTCTCCGTCGACGACAACACGCTCCAACACGAGACGTATTCGAACGTCTTCGCGCTTGGCGACAACGCCGACGTGCCCACCTCCCGGACCGCCTCGGCGGCGCGCAAGCAGTCGCACGTCGTCGTCGACAACGTCGAGCGGTTCCTCGAGGACCGGCCGCTGGCGCCGGAGTACGACGGGTACACCGCCTGCCCGATCCTCACTGAGAAGGGGAAGGCGATGATCGCGGAATTCGACTACGAGGACTCCATCTCCGCACCGGTCGTGAGCCGGCTCAACTGGATCCTCGACATCAACGTGATCCCGTCGCTGGACTGGAACGTCTGGATGCGCGGATACGACCCGGTTCCCTGA
- a CDS encoding sulfurtransferase TusA family protein has translation MSDAQLEADVTVNAVGSSCPGPMMELIGKVKDVDPGTLIRLQSSNEGTEPDVSEWAETSGNELVEVVDHGDHWDLYVRVDD, from the coding sequence ATGAGCGACGCACAACTCGAGGCCGACGTGACGGTGAACGCGGTCGGATCGTCGTGTCCCGGCCCGATGATGGAACTGATCGGGAAGGTCAAAGACGTCGATCCGGGGACGCTGATCCGACTCCAGAGCTCGAACGAGGGCACCGAACCGGACGTGTCGGAGTGGGCCGAGACGTCCGGGAATGAGCTGGTCGAGGTGGTCGACCACGGCGACCACTGGGACCTGTACGTACGGGTCGATGACTGA
- a CDS encoding universal stress protein, producing MGLVVPYDGSTLSDAALVRANQFDCILEEGVTAVTVIPKGNRTYARDHGWIGSNETYDTDVIVETLRQSVHAIVPDARFEPIFVGSHAPFGTIAGRIRRFARDNDTSIVFLGSDNAGRMVGSLSVGGAVTADKTYDTMIISQSIPAEIEKLEEELPCDELLARATVDN from the coding sequence ATGGGATTGGTAGTTCCTTACGACGGATCGACGCTCTCGGACGCAGCGCTCGTCCGCGCGAACCAATTCGACTGCATCCTCGAAGAAGGTGTGACCGCAGTGACGGTGATTCCCAAAGGGAACAGGACATACGCCCGGGATCACGGGTGGATCGGGTCTAATGAGACGTACGACACCGATGTGATCGTTGAGACACTCCGGCAGTCGGTGCATGCCATCGTACCCGATGCTCGCTTCGAACCGATCTTCGTGGGTAGTCACGCGCCGTTCGGAACGATCGCAGGCCGAATCCGACGGTTCGCACGCGACAACGACACGAGCATCGTCTTTCTTGGGAGTGACAACGCCGGGCGGATGGTCGGATCGCTGAGCGTCGGAGGGGCAGTCACAGCGGACAAGACCTACGACACGATGATCATCTCCCAATCAATCCCAGCGGAGATCGAGAAACTCGAGGAGGAACTCCCCTGTGACGAACTGTTGGCTCGCGCCACCGTCGACAACTAA
- a CDS encoding DUF7541 family protein gives MSGATPETADDRFSDDHPATSGLYHVFVAFGFAGAEVGIALGLPLLAAIGLTMFGWSVAGMLGETGLLEATNRAQHVGAAGGVYGLAAAGLVALARPAGITLPQRELAFAAAAGALIAFAGYDAVRPDGR, from the coding sequence ATGTCAGGTGCGACACCCGAGACGGCCGACGATCGATTCTCCGACGACCATCCGGCCACGTCGGGGCTGTATCACGTGTTCGTCGCGTTCGGCTTCGCCGGCGCCGAGGTCGGCATTGCGCTCGGACTCCCGCTCCTGGCCGCCATCGGACTCACGATGTTCGGGTGGAGTGTGGCCGGGATGCTGGGTGAGACCGGCCTCCTTGAGGCGACCAATCGCGCTCAACATGTCGGGGCCGCCGGGGGCGTGTACGGCCTCGCGGCAGCCGGCCTGGTTGCGCTCGCCAGGCCGGCCGGGATCACGCTCCCGCAGCGTGAGCTCGCCTTCGCCGCCGCTGCCGGTGCACTGATCGCGTTCGCCGGGTACGACGCGGTCCGGCCAGACGGACGCTGA
- the cydB gene encoding cytochrome d ubiquinol oxidase subunit II, with the protein MTSVETLAAGPLFGLPLPELWFALVFAMLGTFLFLDGFDFGAGAIFATLDDDEARETVLSAIGPFWDGNEVWLVVFGGALFAAFPSVYANLFSRHYLLMFGILGALILRGLAPEMYEQRHDERWQRWWGRSFVAGSVLAPFLLGAFAGNWLAGSPRSFTLVGVVVGVTVTALTVVSGAAFLRLKAQSALPESVRRIGTGAVAAYLLSVILTLGVLAVRLPAGVDALLTAPVIGLVVASIVLAGGYVVTLRRGSNLAALAAAAGLTYGLIAVVAVVMYPSVDPAANLTVADAIVSTLPLNLMSIGAALLLPLVATYFVVLYSAFSGPISAEEAY; encoded by the coding sequence ATGACTAGCGTCGAGACGCTCGCGGCGGGGCCGCTGTTCGGTTTGCCGCTGCCGGAGCTGTGGTTCGCGCTGGTGTTCGCTATGCTGGGGACGTTTCTGTTTCTCGATGGGTTCGACTTCGGCGCGGGCGCGATATTCGCGACGCTCGACGACGACGAAGCGCGCGAAACGGTCCTCTCTGCTATCGGCCCGTTCTGGGACGGAAACGAGGTGTGGCTCGTGGTCTTCGGGGGTGCGTTGTTCGCCGCATTTCCGTCGGTGTATGCCAACCTGTTCAGCCGCCACTACCTCCTCATGTTTGGGATCCTCGGCGCGCTCATCCTCCGTGGGCTCGCTCCGGAGATGTACGAACAGCGCCACGACGAACGGTGGCAGCGCTGGTGGGGCCGATCGTTCGTTGCCGGGAGCGTCCTCGCGCCATTTCTCCTCGGCGCATTCGCGGGCAACTGGCTCGCCGGAAGCCCTCGGTCATTCACGCTCGTTGGCGTCGTCGTCGGGGTTACCGTGACGGCACTGACAGTCGTCTCCGGAGCCGCGTTCCTACGGTTGAAGGCTCAAAGCGCGCTTCCGGAATCCGTGCGGCGGATCGGTACCGGCGCAGTCGCGGCGTATCTGCTCTCGGTAATACTGACGCTCGGGGTCCTCGCAGTTCGGCTCCCCGCCGGCGTCGACGCGCTGTTGACGGCACCGGTGATCGGACTCGTCGTCGCTTCGATCGTGCTCGCGGGCGGCTACGTGGTCACGCTCCGACGCGGGTCGAACCTCGCTGCGCTCGCTGCAGCTGCGGGTCTAACGTACGGGCTCATTGCGGTCGTCGCGGTGGTCATGTACCCGAGCGTCGACCCCGCCGCGAACCTCACCGTCGCCGACGCGATCGTCTCGACGCTGCCGCTGAATCTCATGTCGATCGGCGCGGCGCTTTTGTTGCCGCTCGTGGCGACGTACTTTGTCGTGCTGTACTCGGCGTTCAGCGGGCCGATATCGGCAGAGGAGGCGTACTAA
- a CDS encoding DsbA family protein has protein sequence MTRQISGPDRTSPSRRAVLTGLSAAAATATAGCLGGGGGSSGGSDEVPADAVESLPTPVHGDEDAPVTVAVFEDFACPHCRTFAVDVQPRIVDEYVGSGDVRFEHHDFPIPVDDRWSWEAPGAARAVQNTVGDEAFFTFTGRLFEEGWSDGSPTYSESLLRDLASAVDADPDTVVADASGNRYRPVLEADRESGLDRGVEATPSVFVDGTLLDRPDYSTISSAIEEGL, from the coding sequence GTGACCCGACAGATATCCGGGCCCGATCGGACCTCTCCATCGAGACGCGCCGTCCTCACCGGGCTCTCTGCGGCTGCGGCAACCGCCACCGCCGGCTGTCTCGGCGGCGGTGGCGGCAGTAGCGGCGGGAGCGATGAGGTACCCGCCGACGCTGTCGAATCGCTGCCCACGCCAGTTCACGGCGACGAGGACGCGCCGGTGACGGTCGCGGTGTTCGAGGATTTCGCGTGCCCGCACTGTCGGACGTTCGCCGTCGACGTCCAGCCGAGAATCGTCGACGAGTACGTCGGTTCCGGCGACGTACGATTCGAGCATCACGACTTCCCGATCCCGGTGGACGACCGCTGGTCGTGGGAGGCTCCCGGCGCCGCGCGAGCGGTACAGAACACGGTCGGGGACGAGGCGTTCTTCACGTTCACCGGGCGACTGTTCGAGGAAGGATGGTCGGACGGGTCGCCGACGTACTCCGAGTCGCTCCTGCGCGATCTCGCGAGTGCCGTCGACGCGGACCCCGACACCGTAGTGGCCGACGCGAGCGGCAATCGATACCGCCCGGTGTTGGAGGCCGACCGCGAATCGGGCCTCGACCGGGGAGTAGAGGCTACCCCCAGCGTGTTCGTCGACGGAACTCTCCTCGACAGACCCGACTACTCGACGATATCGTCGGCAATCGAAGAGGGACTGTAG
- a CDS encoding helix-turn-helix domain-containing protein: MYDFTFEITYDAGADEYVDLFMDRDSLRSEAIYSCLDPSELWTLESVTGDPADLAAVDDLLLDESVERESISGRECNSTRTTSLLTEEQRRRVTYTYVSEVDYCEAVPLIAAKYIDGGVLFEQTRTGDTVRWRVLVQDDSKIGLLYDTLSAKLGEGLSFSFKHLIEVTNWESGLLSRADIRAEQREILKVSVDRGYFETPREVTLDELAEELELPRSTVSYRLRRATAELAKRFANQQL; encoded by the coding sequence ATGTACGACTTCACGTTCGAAATAACGTATGACGCCGGAGCCGATGAGTACGTCGACCTGTTCATGGATCGCGATTCGCTGCGGTCTGAGGCGATATACTCGTGTCTCGACCCTTCGGAACTATGGACGCTGGAATCGGTAACGGGAGACCCTGCTGACCTCGCGGCCGTCGACGACCTGCTGTTGGACGAGTCCGTCGAGCGCGAGTCGATCAGCGGTCGGGAGTGTAATTCGACCCGAACGACGAGCCTCCTCACTGAGGAACAGCGGCGGCGGGTCACGTACACCTACGTTTCTGAGGTAGACTACTGCGAAGCTGTCCCGTTGATAGCCGCGAAATACATCGACGGTGGTGTCCTCTTCGAGCAGACCCGGACCGGCGATACGGTGCGGTGGCGCGTGCTTGTGCAAGACGACTCGAAGATCGGTCTCCTGTATGACACGCTGTCCGCAAAACTCGGGGAAGGGCTGTCGTTCTCGTTTAAGCATCTGATCGAGGTCACTAACTGGGAAAGCGGGCTGCTCTCCCGAGCGGACATCCGCGCGGAGCAGCGCGAGATCCTGAAGGTATCTGTCGACCGCGGCTACTTCGAAACGCCCCGTGAGGTGACGCTCGACGAACTCGCCGAGGAACTTGAACTACCCCGTTCGACCGTGTCGTATCGGCTCCGACGAGCGACCGCGGAGCTGGCGAAACGATTCGCAAACCAGCAACTATGA
- a CDS encoding MBL fold metallo-hydrolase, with protein MMADEFPEPEVEVESIAPEDLKSRIDAGEEVTLLDSRMTSDYEEWKIDGENVDSINIPYFEFLEDDIDDDVLDRIPDDREVTVLCAKGGASEYVAGALKQRGYDVNHLEEGMNGWARIYEREEVTEYDGPGSVYQYQRPSSGCLGYLLVDGDEAAIVDPLRAFTDRYLEDAEELGADLTYAFDTHIHADHISGLRELAAEGVEGVIPENAVPRGVTYADEMTTAADGDEFDVGDATVETIYTPGHTSGMTSYLLGGSLLTTGDGLFIESVARPDLEEGDDGAPAAAEQLYDTLQERVLTLPEETLIGGAHFSDAAVPADDGTYTAPISDLKARMDALSYDKEEFVETVLADMPPRPANYVDIIATNLGQQDADDEEAFTLELGPNNCAASTDAMTSD; from the coding sequence GTGATGGCAGACGAATTTCCCGAGCCGGAGGTCGAGGTCGAATCGATCGCACCAGAGGATCTCAAGAGCCGCATCGATGCCGGCGAAGAGGTCACGCTGCTTGATTCGCGGATGACCTCCGACTACGAGGAGTGGAAGATCGACGGCGAGAACGTCGACTCGATTAACATCCCGTACTTCGAGTTCTTGGAAGACGACATCGACGACGACGTTCTCGATCGGATCCCCGACGATCGGGAGGTAACCGTCCTGTGTGCGAAGGGCGGGGCCAGCGAATACGTCGCCGGCGCCCTGAAGCAGCGCGGCTACGACGTGAACCACCTCGAGGAGGGGATGAACGGCTGGGCGCGTATCTACGAACGCGAGGAGGTCACGGAGTACGACGGACCCGGCTCCGTCTACCAGTACCAGCGGCCCTCGTCGGGCTGTCTGGGCTACCTCCTCGTCGACGGCGACGAGGCGGCCATCGTCGACCCGCTGCGCGCGTTCACCGACCGGTACCTCGAGGACGCCGAGGAACTGGGCGCAGATCTGACGTACGCGTTCGACACGCACATCCACGCCGACCACATCAGCGGCCTCCGCGAACTCGCCGCGGAGGGCGTCGAGGGCGTCATCCCCGAGAACGCCGTCCCGCGCGGCGTCACGTACGCCGACGAGATGACCACGGCGGCCGACGGCGACGAGTTCGACGTCGGCGACGCGACCGTCGAGACGATCTACACCCCCGGTCACACCAGCGGGATGACCTCCTACCTGCTCGGCGGCAGCCTGCTCACCACCGGCGACGGGCTGTTCATCGAGAGCGTTGCTCGTCCCGATCTCGAGGAGGGCGACGACGGAGCCCCAGCCGCCGCAGAACAGCTGTACGACACGCTCCAGGAGCGCGTGCTGACGCTGCCTGAGGAGACGCTCATCGGCGGCGCCCACTTCAGCGACGCCGCCGTCCCGGCCGACGACGGGACCTACACCGCGCCAATCAGTGATCTAAAAGCGCGGATGGACGCGCTCAGTTACGACAAGGAGGAGTTCGTCGAAACCGTCCTCGCCGACATGCCGCCGCGTCCCGCGAACTACGTGGATATCATCGCGACCAACCTCGGCCAGCAGGACGCCGACGACGAGGAGGCGTTCACCCTCGAACTCGGCCCCAACAACTGCGCCGCGAGCACGGACGCAATGACGAGCGACTGA
- a CDS encoding cbb3-type cytochrome c oxidase subunit I — MGALLFGVAFWVSRLENWRVASTAADGAATGDRYGREKPSGVIRWLTTVDHKDIGLMYGVYAVSMFAWAGGAAVLMRAELITPESDLFAATFYNSLLTTHGIAMLLLFGTPILAAFGNYLIPLIIGADDMAFPRINAIAFWLLPFGTVFVFAGFLPIEGLIPAQTAWTMYPPLSAGIGAGNQGNVGVDLMLLGLHLTGIGATMGAINFIVTIFTERAEEVTWANLDIFSWTILVQSGQILFAFPLLGSAMILLLLDRNFGTTFYAVDGGGPILWQHLFWFWGHPEVYILILPAMGIISLLIPRFSGRKLFGFKFVVYSTLAIGVLSFGVWAHHMFTTGIDPRLRGSFMAVTLAIAIPSAVKTFNWITTMWGGTLRLTVPMLFSIGFLSNFIIGGVTGVFLASIPVDLVLHDTYYVVGHFHYFLMGGMVFAVFAGIYYWFPLFTGRWYQRRLGRAHFWLTLIGTNITFFAMILLGYGGMPRRYASYLTQFTDLHQIASVGALFITVGQLIFLWNVVQSWFEGKRVESGDPWDLKADDVFTEEWAWFERQRETALTDGGDADGEAVSNDGQPTAETEGPTRDRSTGDDD, encoded by the coding sequence ATGGGGGCGCTTCTGTTTGGAGTCGCCTTCTGGGTCTCTCGGCTGGAGAACTGGCGGGTTGCATCGACGGCGGCCGACGGCGCCGCTACCGGCGATCGATACGGTCGCGAGAAACCGTCCGGTGTGATCCGGTGGCTTACCACGGTCGACCACAAGGACATCGGGCTCATGTACGGCGTCTACGCCGTCAGCATGTTCGCATGGGCCGGCGGAGCCGCGGTCTTGATGCGTGCTGAGTTGATTACGCCGGAGTCAGATCTCTTCGCGGCCACGTTCTACAACTCGCTGCTGACGACCCACGGTATTGCGATGTTACTGCTGTTCGGGACGCCGATCCTTGCTGCGTTCGGAAACTACCTCATCCCACTGATCATCGGCGCCGACGACATGGCGTTCCCACGCATCAACGCCATCGCATTCTGGCTCCTTCCGTTCGGAACGGTGTTCGTGTTTGCCGGCTTCCTCCCGATCGAGGGACTGATCCCTGCCCAGACGGCATGGACGATGTACCCGCCGCTGTCCGCCGGGATTGGTGCCGGTAATCAGGGGAATGTCGGGGTCGACCTGATGCTGCTGGGGCTGCATCTGACCGGAATCGGCGCGACGATGGGCGCGATCAATTTCATCGTCACCATCTTTACCGAACGCGCCGAGGAGGTAACTTGGGCAAATCTCGATATCTTCTCGTGGACCATTCTAGTGCAGTCTGGACAGATCCTGTTCGCGTTCCCACTGCTGGGCTCTGCGATGATCCTCCTCCTACTCGATCGGAACTTCGGGACGACGTTCTACGCCGTTGACGGAGGCGGCCCGATCCTCTGGCAACACCTGTTCTGGTTCTGGGGCCACCCCGAAGTATACATCCTGATCCTCCCGGCGATGGGGATCATCAGTCTGCTCATTCCCAGGTTCTCTGGGCGCAAGCTGTTCGGATTCAAGTTCGTCGTCTACTCCACGCTAGCGATCGGCGTGCTCTCGTTCGGCGTGTGGGCTCACCACATGTTCACGACGGGCATCGACCCGCGCCTGCGCGGGTCATTCATGGCAGTCACGCTCGCGATCGCGATCCCGTCCGCCGTGAAGACGTTCAACTGGATTACGACGATGTGGGGCGGAACGCTCCGTCTCACGGTGCCGATGCTGTTCAGTATCGGCTTCCTCTCGAACTTCATCATCGGCGGTGTGACGGGCGTGTTCCTCGCTTCGATCCCCGTCGACCTCGTACTCCACGATACCTACTACGTCGTCGGCCACTTCCACTACTTCCTGATGGGCGGGATGGTGTTCGCCGTGTTTGCGGGTATCTACTACTGGTTCCCGCTGTTCACGGGTCGGTGGTACCAGCGCCGTCTCGGGAGAGCGCATTTCTGGCTGACACTCATCGGGACAAACATCACGTTCTTCGCGATGATCCTCCTCGGGTACGGCGGCATGCCCCGCCGGTACGCGAGCTATCTCACACAGTTCACCGACCTCCACCAGATCGCATCGGTCGGCGCACTGTTCATCACTGTCGGGCAGTTGATCTTCCTCTGGAACGTCGTGCAGTCGTGGTTCGAGGGGAAACGCGTCGAGAGCGGCGACCCCTGGGATCTCAAGGCCGACGACGTGTTCACGGAGGAATGGGCGTGGTTCGAACGGCAACGTGAGACAGCACTCACCGACGGCGGCGACGCGGACGGTGAGGCCGTCTCCAACGACGGCCAGCCAACGGCCGAGACCGAGGGCCCGACGCGCGACCGATCAACGGGTGACGACGACTGA